The genome window ACGGCTCGCTCGACGACCTCGCGGCCGTCCGGACGGCCTTGCCGGCGATGCCGCTGCTGCGCAAGGACTTTCTGCTGGACCCCTACCAAGTGTGGGAGGGTCGCGCCGCCGGCGCCGATGCCGTGCTGGTCATCGTCGCAATCGTCGACGACGCGCTGCTGTGCTCGCTGCTCGAGACGTCACGCGCGGCCGGCGTCGCGGCGCTCGTCGAGGTCAACACGCCGGACGAGGTGGCGCGCGCGGTTGCGGCGGGGGCCGCGATCATCGGCATCAACAACCGCAACCTGCGCACGTTCGAGGTCGATCTCCGGACGACCGAACGTCTGCGCCCGCTGATCCCGCCCGACCGGATCGTGCTGTCGCTCAGCGCTATCGCCACGGAGGAGGATGTCCGCCGCCTGATCGCGTGGGGGGTGGATGGAATGCTCGTTGGAGAAACGCTGATGCGCTCGGGCGACCCGCGCCGGACGGCCGCCAAGCTGACCGCTTGGGGGCAGGCCGGCGTGACGGCGGTGTCATGAGCGTCGCGGTCAAGATCTGCGGCCTGCGCGACCCGGCCGCAGTCGAAGCGGCGGTTGAAGCGGGCGCCGAGTTCATCGGGTTTGTCTTCGCGCCGAGCCCGCGCCGTGTCGCTCCTGAGGAAGCGGCCGCGCTCCGCCGGCGGGTCCCCCGGGGAGGGCCGCAGATTGTCGGTGTCTTCGTCAACGAGGCGCCGGCGACTGTGCGCGCGATCGCCGATACGGTCGGACTGGACATCGTGCAGCTCTGCGGCGCGGAGTCGCCGCAGGCGGAGTGGGGTCGTCCAGTCATTCGGGCAATCCGGCCGGCGGGGCGCATCCCTTGGCGCGCTCTCGCGCCATGGGTGGCTGGCGGGGCGCGGCTGCTGGTCGACTCTTTCAAGCCGGGGACGTTCGGCGGGTCGGGCGAGCTCGGCGATTGGGGGCTTGCGGCGCGGATTGCGCGTCGCTGGCCGATCCTGCTCGCCGGCGGGCTGCGCCCGGACAATGTTGCCGCCGCGATCGCCGCAGTCCGTCCTTGGGGCGTCGATGTCTCGAGCGGCGTCGAAACGGCTGGCCGAAAAGACCCTGCGAAGATCCGCGCTTTCGTCGACCAGGCGCGAGCTGCTTTCCCGAAAGAAGGAGAACGCCGATGACAAGCGTGCTTTCCCGGCCGGACTCCCTCGGCCGGTTCGGTCCCTTCGGCGGACGCTTCGTCCCTGAGACGCTGATGCCGGCGCTCGCCGAGCTCGAATACGCCTTCATCGAGGCGCGTGCTGACCCAGGCTTCCAGTCAGAGCTGGACCGGCTGCTGCGCGAGTACGTTGGCCGGCCGACGCCCCTCACCTTCGCCGAGCGGCTGACCGCGCATGCGGGCGGGGCGAAGATCTTCCTGAAGCGGGAAGACCTCGCGCACACCGGCGCTCACAAGATCAACAACGCTCTCGGTCAAGCGCTGCTCGCCAAGCGGATCGGCAAGCGGCGCGTCATCGCTGAGACCGGCGCCGGCCAGCATGGCGTCGCGACCGCGACTGTCTGCGCGCGGCTTGGCCTCGAATGCGCTGTCTACATGGGCGAAGAAGACATCCGCCGCCAATCGCTGAATGTCTTCCGGATGCGCCTGCTCGGTGCGGAGGTGATCCCGGTCAGCAGCGGCAGCCGGACGCTGAAGGATGCGATCAACGAGGCAATCCGCGACTGGGTTGCCAATGTGCGGACGACCCACTACCTGATCGGCAGCGCTGTCGGGCCGCACCCCTATCCGTGGATCGTCCGCGAATACCAATCGGTGATCGGCCGCGAGGCGCGGGCCGCCATCCTTGAGTTGACCGGCAAGCTGCCGGCGGCGGTAATCGCCTGCGTCGGCGGCGGGTCGAACGCGATCGGCATGTTCTACCCCTTCGCCGAGGACGCAGGGGTCCGGCTGATCGGCGTTGAGGCGGCCGGCGCGGGCCTAGAGACCGGCAAACATGCTGCAACCCTCGTTGCCGGCGAAGTCGGCGTTCTCCACGGGGCGCGGAGCTATGTCCTCCAAGACGAATGGGGCCAAGTGCGGGAGACGCACAGCATCTCGGCCGGCCTCGACTATCCGGGCGTCGGCCCTGAGCATGCTTTCTTCCGCGAGATCGGGCGCGCTGAATACCGTGCCGCGACGGACGCAGAGGCGCTTGAGGGCTTCCAGCTGCTCTGCCGCACTGAAGGGATCATCCCCGCGCTCGAGCCGGCGCACGCCGTGCTGACGGCGGTTGAGGTGGCGCGGTCGCTGCCGGCCGACGAATCGGTCATCCTCAACCTGAGCGGGCGGGGCGACAAGGATATGCAGACCGTCGCCGCGGCGCTCGGGATCGTGCTCTAAAAGCCGCGCCCCGACCGCCAAATGCGCGTGCCGACCTCCCGCTGGGCGGCCGCTGCGCGACCATTTCGTGCCGCCGCTGCGAGACCGGCAGTACGGCCGCGGAGCGACTGACGGAGGGCGCGCTCTCGCTCCGCCTGAGGCCAAGAGCGTCTTCCGCTCGTGCAGCAGCGCCGCTGGGTTGACGCCGAATGCGGCCGCTCCTGCCCCGAAAGCGGACGAACGGCCCGCAGGACGGGTCCAGCGTTCCGTCCACGCCGCCAACCGTAAGCGCCCAAAGGGCGTCATTGCGCCGGCGGTCGCGATCGCTGCCTGGCTTCTGGGTGGGCATCCACTTGAACTGCGGTCAGCGGAGGCGGAGCGAGTAGAGATAGGCGTCGATAAGGACTAGCCCCGCCACGATCGCGGGCGCGAGCGCAAACATCCAAGTTAGGCCCGCCGTCAGCTCGATGGGGACGACTAGGGCGTAGAGCCCGATGACGACGAGCACCGGCGCAAGCTGGATCATCCGCCGGCCGGCGTGGTAGTTCACGGCGTACCAATGGCGGTCCGACTTGAGGGCGTTCGGAAAGCGCGCGCCGTACCAGCCGCGCGGAACGCGCCGCAGGTAGAGAGGGAGCGCCAAGAGAATGAATGCTGCCCCCGCTGCCACATTGATTGCGCCGAGCCAGACCGCCATCGCTCGCTCCGGGGGAGGGCGGCTCCTTGACACCGCTCGCCTTCGCCCTTAACGTGACGGCGGGATCGTAGTGGAAGGAGCACGGCATGACGATGACCACCCTGCGGCCAGAGACGGCCGCGGCCGAGGGGTTCCAGCCAGATATCATCGCGGTCGGCGCGGGGACGGCCGGCTTGATCCTTGCCTACTCGGCGGCCGAGGCCGGGGCGCGGGTGCTCTTGCTCGAAAAGACGAACCGCGTCGGCGGCACGCTCTATGTCTCGAGCGGGATGTTCTCAGCCGGCGGCACGCGGCGCCAGCGCGAGCGCGGCATCGACGATTCGCCCGATGAGCATTTCGCTGACATCCTCCGCATCAGCCGCAACACCGTGAACCGTGAACTTGTCCGCCGCTATGTCGACCTCGCGCCCGCCTTTGTCGACTGGCTGCAGGACAACGGCTTCGAGTTTGAGGAGAGCTGCCCCGTCATCATCTATGGCCACGAGCCGTATAGCAAGCCGCGGACCTATTGGGGCGCGGAGAACGGCCGTTCCTTGCTCAAGCTGCTCAACCGCCTGCTCGAGCCGCACTTTGCGAGCGGCCGTGTCCGTGTCGTCTTCAACGCGCCGGCGGAGCGGCTCGTGATGGAGGGCGATCGCGTTGTCGGGGTGGTCGCTGCTGGCCGCGACTACCGCGCGCCGGCAGTCGTTCTGACAACGGGCGGCTATTCAAGCAGCCCCGAACTGTTCGCTCGCTTCACGGGCGGGCGGCGGCTCGTCTCGATCGGCAATCCCGCCTCAACGGGCGATGGGCTGCTGCTTGGGGAGGCGGTCGGCGCGCAGCTTGTCGGCTCCGAGTATTTTCTCCCCACTTTCGGCGGGATCGAAGACCCCGATCATCCCGGACGGGTCTACACCTCCGCGCCCGACGAGTGGGATATCACTGCCCGGCTGGTGCCGCAGACGCGGATGCCCTGGGAGGTGTGGGTCAACCAGCGGGGCGAGCGCTTCATCCGCGAGGATGAGGAGAGCGTCGATAACCGCGAGCGGGCGCTGCTTCACCAGCCCGACATGCGCTTCTGGGTCGTCTTCGACGACCG of Dehalococcoidia bacterium contains these proteins:
- a CDS encoding phosphoribosylanthranilate isomerase, with protein sequence MSVAVKICGLRDPAAVEAAVEAGAEFIGFVFAPSPRRVAPEEAAALRRRVPRGGPQIVGVFVNEAPATVRAIADTVGLDIVQLCGAESPQAEWGRPVIRAIRPAGRIPWRALAPWVAGGARLLVDSFKPGTFGGSGELGDWGLAARIARRWPILLAGGLRPDNVAAAIAAVRPWGVDVSSGVETAGRKDPAKIRAFVDQARAAFPKEGERR
- a CDS encoding FAD-dependent oxidoreductase, yielding MTMTTLRPETAAAEGFQPDIIAVGAGTAGLILAYSAAEAGARVLLLEKTNRVGGTLYVSSGMFSAGGTRRQRERGIDDSPDEHFADILRISRNTVNRELVRRYVDLAPAFVDWLQDNGFEFEESCPVIIYGHEPYSKPRTYWGAENGRSLLKLLNRLLEPHFASGRVRVVFNAPAERLVMEGDRVVGVVAAGRDYRAPAVVLTTGGYSSSPELFARFTGGRRLVSIGNPASTGDGLLLGEAVGAQLVGSEYFLPTFGGIEDPDHPGRVYTSAPDEWDITARLVPQTRMPWEVWVNQRGERFIREDEESVDNRERALLHQPDMRFWVVFDDRILEESPPLILRWPAPEIRAKAKEGRLVLAADTIDRLAAKMDVPAATLQATIDAYNAALAAGAPDPLGRQHRPLPIVQPPFYAIKQQGIVLRTWTGLRADRDLRILRPDGTPIAGLYGVGEVLGAATFSGDSFCGGMSIGPALVFGRELGQRLARQVAAAA
- a CDS encoding SdpI family protein, which translates into the protein MAVWLGAINVAAGAAFILLALPLYLRRVPRGWYGARFPNALKSDRHWYAVNYHAGRRMIQLAPVLVVIGLYALVVPIELTAGLTWMFALAPAIVAGLVLIDAYLYSLRLR
- the trpC gene encoding indole-3-glycerol phosphate synthase TrpC, yielding MSEFLSRIVADRRADLAEAMRRLPLEALRARCAALPPALDFAAPFRRPGVQLIAEIKRTSPAKGRLNAAPDPVALARAYAEGGAAAISVLTEPRHFHGSLDDLAAVRTALPAMPLLRKDFLLDPYQVWEGRAAGADAVLVIVAIVDDALLCSLLETSRAAGVAALVEVNTPDEVARAVAAGAAIIGINNRNLRTFEVDLRTTERLRPLIPPDRIVLSLSAIATEEDVRRLIAWGVDGMLVGETLMRSGDPRRTAAKLTAWGQAGVTAVS
- the trpB gene encoding tryptophan synthase subunit beta, with amino-acid sequence MTSVLSRPDSLGRFGPFGGRFVPETLMPALAELEYAFIEARADPGFQSELDRLLREYVGRPTPLTFAERLTAHAGGAKIFLKREDLAHTGAHKINNALGQALLAKRIGKRRVIAETGAGQHGVATATVCARLGLECAVYMGEEDIRRQSLNVFRMRLLGAEVIPVSSGSRTLKDAINEAIRDWVANVRTTHYLIGSAVGPHPYPWIVREYQSVIGREARAAILELTGKLPAAVIACVGGGSNAIGMFYPFAEDAGVRLIGVEAAGAGLETGKHAATLVAGEVGVLHGARSYVLQDEWGQVRETHSISAGLDYPGVGPEHAFFREIGRAEYRAATDAEALEGFQLLCRTEGIIPALEPAHAVLTAVEVARSLPADESVILNLSGRGDKDMQTVAAALGIVL